One stretch of Cervus canadensis isolate Bull #8, Minnesota chromosome 5, ASM1932006v1, whole genome shotgun sequence DNA includes these proteins:
- the BARHL1 gene encoding barH-like 1 homeobox protein, with protein sequence MEGSNGFGIDSILSHRAGSPALPKGDPLLGDCRSPLELSPRSESSSDCSSPASPGRDCLETGAPRPGGASGPGLDSHLQPGQLSAPAQSRTVTSSFLIRDILADCKPLAACAPYSSSGQPAAPDPGGRLAAKAGEDFRDKLDKSGSNASSDSEYKVKEEGDREISSSRDSPPVRLKKPRKARTAFTDHQLAQLERSFERQKYLSVQDRMELAASLNLTDTQVKTWYQNRRTKWKRQTAVGLELLAEAGNYSALQRMFPSPYFYPQSLVSNLDPGAALYLYRGPSAPPPALQRPLVPRILIHGLQGASEPPPPLPPLAGVLPRAAQPR encoded by the exons ATGGAAGGCTCCAATGGCTTTGGGATCGACTCCATTCTCTCCCACCGAGCCGGCAGCCCCGCCCTTCCCAAGGGGGACCCCTTGCTCGGGGACTGCCGCTCGCCCCTGGAGCTGAGTCCTCGCTCAGAGAGCAGCAGCGACTGCTCTTCACCAGCCTCGCCAGGAAGGGACTGTCTGGAGACGGGAGCCCCGCGGCCTGGCGGGGCTTCGGGACCAGGTTTGGACTCCCACCTGCAGCCTGGGCAGCTCTCGGCCCCAGCCCAGTCTCGCACCGTGACCTCCTCCTTTCTGATCAGGGACATCCTTGCCGACTGCAAACCGCTTGCGGCCTGTGCACCCTACTCTAGCAGCGGGCAGCCGGCCGCTCCTGACCCTGGGGGCCGTCTTGCGGCCAAGGCTGGGGAGGACTTTAGAGACAAGCTGGACAAAAGTGGCAGCAACGCCTCATCGGACTCTGAGTATAAAG TGAAGGAGGAGGGCGACCGGGAGATCTCCAGCTCCAGGGACAGCCCCCCAGTGCGCCTGAAAAAGCCTCGCAAGGCGCGCACGGCCTTCACCGACCACCAGCTGGCGCAGCTGGAGCGCAGCTTCGAGCGGCAGAAGTACCTGAGCGTGCAGGACCGCATGGAGCTCGCAGCTTCGCTCAACCTCACCGACACGCAGGTCAAGACCTGGTACCAGAACCGCAG GACTAAGTGGAAGCGACAGACGGCCGTCGGGTTGGAGCTGCTGGCCGAGGCGGGCAATTATTCGGCGCTCCAGCGGATGTTCCCGTCGCCTTATTTCTACCCGCAGAGTCTGGTTTCCAACCTGGATCCCGGCGCCGCGCTCTATCTGTACCGCGGGCCCAGCGCACCGCCGCCCGCGCTGCAGAGACCTCTGGTCCCTCGCATCCTCATCCACGGACTCCAGGGCGCCAgcgagccgccgccgccgctgcctccCCTGGCCGGCGTCCTCCCGCGCGCCGCGCAGCCTCGGTGA